From Priestia aryabhattai:
TATCTTCATATATTCCTCCTACCACTCCAATCGAAAGTGTAGAGCAACTTGTTCAGCTGCTTCGCACAAACGATAGCCTAATGATTAAACCTGCCAACGGCTCACAAGGTAAAGGGATTGTAAAATTAAGACAGCGCGGGCGTGAAATTGAAGCTTCTTATCAACAAAATGACATTGTAAACACCATTATATTTTCCTCTTTTCAGGAGTTTAAGGACTGGTTTACGAAAACGACCCGTGATGCATTGTATATTGCTCAGCCCCATATTTCATTTTTCCCTTATGAACGCACTCCTTTTGATATAAGATTGCTATTACAAAAAGGAAACGATGGTACTTGGAAAGAAATTGGAAGAGGAATTAGACAAGGTGAACGGGACTCCATCGTAACAAATGTAAGCTCAAGAGCGTCTATTGTACGTTTTGAGAACTTGCTGCCTCGCATCCCTCGCGTTCATCGTCAATATGTAATGGATGAAATCAACACCATTTGTAAAACGATTCCGTCCGTTCTGGAAAATCATTTTCCTTCTCTTTTTGAATTAGGCATTGATTTATGTATCTCGAGAGACTTTAGCATCTGGATTCTAGATTTAAATTCGAAACCGGGAAGAAAAATAGTAATGGAGACAGCACCTGAACAAAAAGAAGTCATGTATAAAAATGTCCTGTCTTACTGCGTCTATTTAGCTAACACACTATCGTATCGTAAGGAGTAATGCTATGAAAAAAACTCTTACTCGCCTTGTTTTAGTAGAGCAGCTAGGCTGCGATCTTTCTGTTCCTGCATCTCTTTACAAAGACGCCTTGAAACAAGCAGCTTTTGGAACAATGACAGCTCCATGCCTTATACAACCTTCAGAACGTCAAGAAATTCAGATTTCAGCTGAGCTAATGACAAAACTGCAAATTCCTTTCGCCCATATGATGCACCCTATTATTGTGAATGAGACCATTCACTTAGGACCTTTAATTGGTGTGTTATCAGCTGGTTTTACCGGTTCTCTACTGCGACCAATTGGAAAGCGTTCCCTACACTTAGCTAAACTTCTTTCTACTGCAAGTATAACAGGGGGACTGCCTTTTATTTTTGGAACTCATCATATCAATTGGGAAAGCGGGACTATAAACGGCTATTTTTATGAAGAAAGCGGTTGGACACAGCATGAAATTCCGCTTCCCAACGTCGTATATAATCGTTTGCCAAATCGAAAAACAGAGGGGTTAGCTCCTTTTAAGTTCATTAAAGAAAAGATGATGACTGATTACGGCATTCCATTTTTTAATCCTGATTTTTTCAACAAGTGGGAAATTCATGAGCTTTTAAAAATGAACGAGCAGACAGCCTATTTGTTACCTTACACGGTTGAAAGCCCTTCGCGTGAGCAAATAAAAAAACTTCTGTTCCTTCATCAAACCGTTTATTTAAAACCGAAAAACGGAAGCTTAGGCCGCGGCATTTATACCCTATCTTTTAAGGATTCCATGTACACGCTGACTTACAAAGGAGAAAAAGGTCTTCATGTTCAAGAAAAAGAAACCTTAGAGAAGCTATTATCAGAATTTGAATATTTACTTACTAATCCTTCCTACATTGCTCAGCAAGGTATTTCACTGATCAAAAAAGAAAAGCGCTGTGTAGACTTTCGCGTGCATACGAATAAAGACGGGAATAACCAATGGGTGCTTACTGCTTTAGCTGCTAAAGTAGCCGGTCCCAACAGCATCACTACGCATCTTGATTACGGCGGAGAAATTGAAGCTACAGCCAAAATATTCACCAACCCTTCTTACAAAAAAGAAATTGAAAATAAGCTAAAAGAAGCCGCTATCTTAATTAGTCATGTGCTCGAACAGGAGTTGAACGGATTAATTGGAGAGCTTGGATTCGATTTTGGAGTGGATTATCAAGGAAACGTGTGGCTATTTGAAGCTAACTCTAAGCCCGGTCGCTCTATTTTTTCACATCCTTCCTTACGAAAAGCGGATCAACAAACTAGAAAACTTTCTCTAGAATATGCGATTTACTTATCTGGATACTATCTAAATACACCTGCAGGCATCAGCATATGATTACAATTTACTATCATAAAGAAAAGCAGCAGTGGTTTCATAATAACCCTTCAGCATCTTACACATGGGGAGTTCAAGAAATTGAACTTCCCTTTACTCAAAACATTTCTTCTACTCAAGCTTTTCTTCGTTTCCAAAGAGAAAAAGCGGGCCCTATTGTGGGAGTTTTAACGAACAAAGATGTTTTGGAAAAACTGAATATAAAACAGCGCCCTTTATTAGAACTCTTACATCATACCCTGCAAGAAAAAGGGGGGCTTCTGGCTTTATTCGCTGAAGAAACAATGTTTCACCACTTCTTTGAAGGATATTGTTTTGACGGTGCAAAGAAACAGTGGATCAAAACAACTTTGCCGCTGCCAAACGTTATATATAATCGTTATCCAGGAAGAAAATCAGAAACTAAGAAACTGAAATCTTTACACCAAAAGATAAAAAGCAGGCACATTCCCCTCTTTAATTCCGCTTTTTTTTCAAAATGGAAAGTGTATCAGTTATTTTCAAAACATCCACTATTATCTCCTCACCTGCCTAAAACCTATCTTTTAACGCCCGAAATAGATATTGCTACGCTGTTGCAAAAGCACTCTTCCCTTTATTTTAAGCCTATTAACAGCAGTAAAGGCGCTGGAATTTTTCGATTATCTTCCCATAAGCATACGATTATTTATCAAGATCATAAACGCAAAGAAGAATTTTCTTCTTTACAAGCAATTGACCTTCCCAGGTCTGCTTATCTCATTCAAGAAGCTATTGAGACGCAACCATTCAACGACCGGCGCTATGACTTACGTATTTTAGCGCATCACAAAGATAGTGGATATGTTATTAGCGGCGTCGGTATTCGACATAGTCCCTATCAATCCATTACAACACATACTTTAAACGGCGGAAGCATTTCACCTTTTCAAGATCTTGAAGATGAAATAGATACTTCCTTCCTCTCGTCTTTTGTAAATACGTGCGGGCAAGTCCTTCAACAGTCCTTCCCTCTAGTTGAAGAATTTTCTCTTGATATGGCAAAGTCAGCCCAAGGGCAGTATTATCTGTTTGAAGTGAATGCAAAACCAATGATTTTTGATGAAACAGACATTCAAACGCAAGGTGCTAAACACATATGCGACATATTTTACAAATTAACAAAATTTTTAGATTAAATGATTTTTCATCTCCTTTTCTCATGGTAAGCTTATAATAACTACTTGAGAAAGGAGATTTTCTTTATGGTTTCACATTTCCAGGTTAAACCACTGTATCAAAATAATCGAATGCCGGGCTGGCACATCTCGTTTTATATGAATCGGGTTTATTATGAGGCTGATTATTTAAAAGATGGACAAATTGTATGGAAAACTGCACTTTCTAGTCAAATAGATGAAACGCAATTAATTGATTATATTCATGAGCTTATGCTTTTTCACGTTTATGAATAGTAAGCTTTCACCGAAAGGACCGAGCACAGATGAAACAGCTGCACACACTACTTGGGGATAAAATGATTAAGGCTAAAATCCCTTCTCAATTTGAACGATACAAATGGTTTTCATATGATAAAGGCTTTATTGGAATTGAACACACGGCTCTATCTCAAAAAGAGCAGGCGTTACTTTCTGCTTTTTTAACCCCTTATGATGAGGAAGTTTCTTTGCTGACGCCAGAACAATTGTATTGGTCAAACCTGTTATTTGAAGCACCTGAAAAAGTCATTCACTCTCATCATACGCACCATTCTTTTCGCTTCACCCAGTTTTTAATTAAACGTTTGTTTGAACAAAAAATAGAGTTTGAAAATGCGCTTCACGCTTTGTATTCTACCTCCATTACTGTGTTGTGGATCGATAAACAATCAGGTGTCGTTATCGAAACCTTTGATGATCCTAATGACTTAACTGAAAATTTATCAGATTCTATCGAGGTGCTATGTCATGATTTTGAAACTTCGATTCAGTTCTTTGAAGGACAAATTCACTTTTTTCCGTCTTCACCTCAATTAATTTTTGAGCGTGAAAAGAAATGGTTTTATCAAATTAAGCATACAGTCGAACAAAAACATGTTATCCATTTTACCGACGTTTTACCCCATTTGGTTCTGCAAGAGTCTTCAGGGGCAATCCAAAATCATATGATCCATTTACTTGATTTAGTAAAAGATGACGGAGATCTTTTAGAAACGATTAAGGTTTATTTAGAATGCAATTTAAACGTATCTCTTGCTGCTAAGAAACTGTACATGCATCGCAACAGTTTGCAGTATAGAATTGAGAAATTTATTGATCGCACACACCTTGATATCAAACACTTCACAGGAGCTGTGTCTGCTTACTTAGCCATTCTTGCTTTAAAAAATTCGCAGGATGAAAAATAAAATGAAAGGGTTTTCGTAAATAGTGCACGAAAACTCTTTCTTTTTTTTGTGCATGTTTACCATTTACCGTTTCATTTAAAAAAATTACACTAGAGTTAAGAAAACGGTTTCACGGAGTACATACAAGGGGGAAATGGAAATGGCTGAATTACGTTTAGAACATATTTATAAAATGTATGATAAAGATGTGACGGCGGTAAAAGATTTTAACCTTCACATTCAAGATAAAGAATTTATTGTATTTGTTGGTCCTTCAGGCTGTGGGAAATCGACAACGCTTCGTATGGTTGCTGGGCTAGAGGAAATTTCAAAAGGCGATTTTTATATTGACAGCAAGCGTGTAAATGACGTTGCTCCAAAAGACCGCGATATTGCAATGGTATTCCAAAACTATGCATTGTATCCGCATATGAGCGTATATGACAACATGGCTTTTGGGTTAAAACTTCGTAAATTACCAAAAGATGAAATCGACCGCCGCGTAAAAGATGCCGCTCGTATTTTAGGGCTTGAGCAATACTTAGAGCGCAAGCCAAAAGCATTATCTGGAGGACAGCGTCAGCGTGTA
This genomic window contains:
- a CDS encoding PucR family transcriptional regulator; amino-acid sequence: MKQLHTLLGDKMIKAKIPSQFERYKWFSYDKGFIGIEHTALSQKEQALLSAFLTPYDEEVSLLTPEQLYWSNLLFEAPEKVIHSHHTHHSFRFTQFLIKRLFEQKIEFENALHALYSTSITVLWIDKQSGVVIETFDDPNDLTENLSDSIEVLCHDFETSIQFFEGQIHFFPSSPQLIFEREKKWFYQIKHTVEQKHVIHFTDVLPHLVLQESSGAIQNHMIHLLDLVKDDGDLLETIKVYLECNLNVSLAAKKLYMHRNSLQYRIEKFIDRTHLDIKHFTGAVSAYLAILALKNSQDEK
- a CDS encoding YheC/YheD family endospore coat-associated protein → MISLGFLTIHPQQEVEYVTEIAKHAAEFSIEIYRFTPFNIHPNTEKIEGFRYDLQQKKWIEDSFLLPSFIYDRCFYRKDSLSKKARPIVNWLKQRDDITFLGHGLPNKLDVYEVIKKDSYLSSYIPPTTPIESVEQLVQLLRTNDSLMIKPANGSQGKGIVKLRQRGREIEASYQQNDIVNTIIFSSFQEFKDWFTKTTRDALYIAQPHISFFPYERTPFDIRLLLQKGNDGTWKEIGRGIRQGERDSIVTNVSSRASIVRFENLLPRIPRVHRQYVMDEINTICKTIPSVLENHFPSLFELGIDLCISRDFSIWILDLNSKPGRKIVMETAPEQKEVMYKNVLSYCVYLANTLSYRKE
- a CDS encoding YheC/YheD family endospore coat-associated protein, translating into MKKTLTRLVLVEQLGCDLSVPASLYKDALKQAAFGTMTAPCLIQPSERQEIQISAELMTKLQIPFAHMMHPIIVNETIHLGPLIGVLSAGFTGSLLRPIGKRSLHLAKLLSTASITGGLPFIFGTHHINWESGTINGYFYEESGWTQHEIPLPNVVYNRLPNRKTEGLAPFKFIKEKMMTDYGIPFFNPDFFNKWEIHELLKMNEQTAYLLPYTVESPSREQIKKLLFLHQTVYLKPKNGSLGRGIYTLSFKDSMYTLTYKGEKGLHVQEKETLEKLLSEFEYLLTNPSYIAQQGISLIKKEKRCVDFRVHTNKDGNNQWVLTALAAKVAGPNSITTHLDYGGEIEATAKIFTNPSYKKEIENKLKEAAILISHVLEQELNGLIGELGFDFGVDYQGNVWLFEANSKPGRSIFSHPSLRKADQQTRKLSLEYAIYLSGYYLNTPAGISI
- a CDS encoding YheE family protein, coding for MVSHFQVKPLYQNNRMPGWHISFYMNRVYYEADYLKDGQIVWKTALSSQIDETQLIDYIHELMLFHVYE
- a CDS encoding YheC/YheD family endospore coat-associated protein, translated to MITIYYHKEKQQWFHNNPSASYTWGVQEIELPFTQNISSTQAFLRFQREKAGPIVGVLTNKDVLEKLNIKQRPLLELLHHTLQEKGGLLALFAEETMFHHFFEGYCFDGAKKQWIKTTLPLPNVIYNRYPGRKSETKKLKSLHQKIKSRHIPLFNSAFFSKWKVYQLFSKHPLLSPHLPKTYLLTPEIDIATLLQKHSSLYFKPINSSKGAGIFRLSSHKHTIIYQDHKRKEEFSSLQAIDLPRSAYLIQEAIETQPFNDRRYDLRILAHHKDSGYVISGVGIRHSPYQSITTHTLNGGSISPFQDLEDEIDTSFLSSFVNTCGQVLQQSFPLVEEFSLDMAKSAQGQYYLFEVNAKPMIFDETDIQTQGAKHICDIFYKLTKFLD